A genome region from Populus alba chromosome 3, ASM523922v2, whole genome shotgun sequence includes the following:
- the LOC118051328 gene encoding zinc-finger homeodomain protein 4, with product MELSSRQGEIPIPLNAFGGAHGHLIQYDHAAPHNHIISSTAPQIPSNNGPSITTASIDDNHVPYKKMVRYRECLKNHAAAMGGNATDGCGEFMPSGEEGSIEALTCSACDCHRNFHRREIEGEHASCGDWYHNNPHFNRVGRKVILGHHTSILAPEALGYPTATGTLVPSRAAAPHHQMIMSYNMGSLPSESDEQEDGGGVVMARPAQLMKKRHRTKFTQEQKEKMLNFAEKVGWKLQKQEETVVQQFCQEIGIKRRVLKVWMHNNKLNLAKKNPSTTAT from the coding sequence ATGGAACTTTCAAGTCGTCAGGGGGAGATCCCCATTCCATTAAATGCATTTGGCGGGGCTCATGGGCACTTGATCCAATACGATCACGCTGCACCCCACAACCACATCATCTCTTCCACGGCACCCCAAATCCCCTCCAACAATGGCCCTTCCATAACCACAGCAAGTATCGATGATAATCATGTGCCTTACAAGAAAATGGTTAGGTACAGAGAATGCCTCAAGAACCATGCAGCTGCCATGGGAGGCAATGCCACTGATGGGTGTGGTGAGTTCATGCCTAGTGGTGAAGAGGGTAGCATAGAAGCCCTCACTTGCTCAGCCTGCGATTGTCACAGAAACTTTCACAGAAGAGAAATTGAAGGTGAACACGCCTCATGTGGAGATTGGTACCATAATAACCCACATTTCAACAGGGTTGGAAGGAAAGTTATTTTAGGCCACCACACCAGCATTTTAGCTCCTGAGGCTTTAGGGTACCCTACAGCCACTGGTACTCTAGTACCCTCAAGAGCAGCAGCACCCCACCATCAAATGATAATGTCTTACAACATGGGGTCGCTTCCTTCAGAATCTGATGAGCAAGAAGATGGGGGTGGAGTGGTGATGGCCCGGCCTGCACAGTTGATGAAGAAAAGGCATAGAACAAAGTTCACACAGGAACAGAAGGAGAAAATGCTCAACTTTGCAGAGAAAGTTGGGTGGAAGCTACAAAAGCAAGAAGAAACTGTAGTGCAACAGTTCTGCCAGGAGATTGGAATCAAGAGAAGAGTCCTCAAGGTTTGGATGCACAACAACAAGCTCAATCTTGCCAAAAAGAACCCCTCCACCACTgctacttaa